The following are from one region of the Ignavibacteriota bacterium genome:
- a CDS encoding T9SS type A sorting domain-containing protein → MSLLRILIFFLLVTQIQYAQWTNQNPVPDGNDLWSTFFVDNNLGWIIGSEGFIKKTTNAGIEWVQQNSGTSLILKSIYFVNQSTGWICGESGTILKTTDGGQTWFNQTSGTTNHLTKIQFIDNEIGYVVGFEGTILKTIDGGSTWRYQSSNTNSDLYDVNFVDASAGYAVGGECGSYAILKTTNGGSSWSNKHSSFYYDYSSLLAVKFLNADTGFIGGGYTNQNIIFKTTDGGDTWIQLIITPSFKKNEKRFIEQTNIYITGGINSIYFKNKNIGYAVGGNGYGWDRQIYTTSDGGSTWFRRYSGWEENGLVSVSGNDHGQGWAVGFTGAIFITEDDGNSWLQILSGDKSSNYNGDDIYSIFCLNENIIWAVGKRNRWLPSAGDVILKTTNGGKIWKTQQFFQGSDGATKSVYFVNENMGWTVGDGMTGFYRTTDGGENWIAGVGLYSSVFFIDQNIGWTTNDEYNTGIFKSTDGGITWIQKSSVSSSSVYFNDINTGWAIGKAGSILKSTDAGETWVSKTSGTTNDLNYIKFYDSILGMCVGNNGTVLVSTDAGESWVTLNCGSLNDLQAVTFTNSNTIWICGDNGTILNTTDFGNSWILYDDVTENDLTSLCFTNETTGWIGGMNGTMFKYQNDIIPVELISFTANASNNEVYLEWITGTEINNYGFEIERYVDAENWITVGFVSGQGNSSLPNSYSFTDKNIAGVSKLKYRLKQLDMNGSYEYSNEIEVDITPDKFVLHQNYPNPFNPTTKIRYQLPIESRVVIKIYDILGTEILTLLNTKQGSGVYEIEFNANSLTSGVYVYRITASDPSENSGTAFVETKKMILIR, encoded by the coding sequence ATGTCCCTATTACGAATTTTGATTTTTTTTCTACTCGTAACTCAGATTCAATATGCACAATGGACAAATCAAAACCCTGTTCCGGATGGTAATGATCTGTGGTCAACTTTTTTTGTAGATAACAATTTAGGATGGATAATTGGCTCAGAAGGATTTATAAAAAAAACTACGAATGCTGGAATTGAGTGGGTTCAACAAAATAGTGGCACATCACTAATTCTAAAATCAATTTATTTTGTTAATCAAAGCACTGGATGGATATGTGGTGAGTCAGGAACTATTCTTAAAACAACTGACGGTGGACAAACATGGTTTAACCAGACAAGTGGAACAACAAATCACTTAACAAAAATTCAATTTATTGATAATGAAATAGGTTATGTTGTAGGGTTTGAAGGAACAATATTAAAAACTATTGATGGTGGTTCAACCTGGAGATATCAATCTTCGAACACCAATAGTGATTTGTATGATGTAAATTTTGTTGATGCATCAGCAGGATATGCTGTCGGAGGAGAGTGCGGATCATATGCAATACTGAAAACTACTAATGGTGGTTCAAGCTGGAGTAATAAGCATAGTAGTTTTTATTATGATTACTCGTCATTACTTGCCGTTAAATTTTTAAATGCTGATACCGGTTTTATTGGTGGCGGTTATACAAATCAAAATATAATTTTTAAGACAACTGATGGCGGTGATACCTGGATTCAATTAATTATAACACCAAGTTTTAAGAAAAACGAAAAAAGATTTATTGAACAAACTAATATTTATATAACCGGAGGAATTAATTCAATCTATTTCAAAAATAAGAACATAGGTTATGCTGTAGGAGGAAATGGCTATGGCTGGGATAGACAAATATATACTACATCAGATGGTGGTTCTACTTGGTTTCGGAGGTATAGTGGATGGGAAGAAAATGGTTTAGTTTCAGTAAGCGGGAATGACCATGGACAGGGATGGGCTGTCGGTTTTACCGGCGCAATTTTTATAACCGAAGATGATGGCAATTCCTGGTTACAAATCTTAAGCGGCGACAAATCATCAAATTATAACGGAGACGATATTTACTCTATCTTTTGTCTAAATGAAAACATTATCTGGGCAGTAGGAAAAAGGAATCGTTGGCTTCCATCGGCTGGTGATGTAATACTTAAAACAACTAACGGAGGCAAAATCTGGAAAACACAACAATTTTTTCAAGGTTCAGATGGTGCAACAAAATCAGTTTATTTCGTTAATGAAAACATGGGATGGACTGTCGGTGATGGAATGACAGGTTTTTACAGAACTACTGATGGTGGCGAGAATTGGATTGCAGGTGTAGGTTTGTATTCTTCCGTATTTTTTATTGATCAGAATATTGGATGGACAACCAATGATGAATATAACACTGGAATTTTTAAATCAACTGATGGCGGGATAACCTGGATCCAAAAAAGTTCAGTCAGTAGTTCAAGTGTTTACTTTAACGATATCAATACGGGTTGGGCAATCGGTAAAGCTGGCAGTATTTTAAAATCTACAGATGCAGGTGAAACCTGGGTTAGTAAAACAAGTGGAACCACCAATGATTTGAACTATATTAAATTTTATGACTCGATTTTGGGTATGTGTGTTGGAAATAATGGTACTGTTTTAGTATCTACAGATGCAGGCGAATCTTGGGTAACTCTAAATTGTGGTTCTCTGAACGATCTTCAAGCTGTAACTTTCACTAATTCAAACACTATTTGGATATGTGGTGATAATGGAACAATACTTAACACAACAGATTTTGGTAATAGTTGGATTTTGTATGATGATGTAACCGAAAATGATTTGACATCACTTTGCTTTACAAATGAAACTACCGGTTGGATTGGAGGAATGAACGGTACAATGTTTAAATACCAAAATGACATCATTCCTGTTGAACTTATATCATTTACGGCAAATGCGAGTAATAATGAAGTGTATCTTGAATGGATAACAGGAACAGAAATAAACAACTATGGTTTCGAAATAGAAAGATATGTTGATGCAGAAAATTGGATTACCGTCGGATTTGTTAGTGGTCAAGGTAACAGCAGTCTGCCAAACTCGTATTCCTTTACAGATAAAAATATTGCGGGAGTAAGTAAACTTAAATACAGATTAAAACAATTAGATATGAATGGAAGTTATGAATACTCGAATGAAATCGAAGTTGATATCACTCCTGATAAATTTGTTTTGCACCAGAATTATCCGAATCCGTTTAATCCAACTACGAAAATCAGATATCAGCTACCGATCGAAAGTAGAGTTGTGATCAAAATATATGACATACTTGGCACAGAAATATTAACCTTACTGAACACAAAGCAAGGGTCTGGAGTTTATGAAATAGAATTTAATGCAAATAGTTTGACAAGTGGTGTATATGTATATAGGATAACAGCTAGTGATCCATCCGAAAATTCAGGAACTGCTTTTGTTGAAACAAAGAAGATGATCTTAATTCGTTAA
- a CDS encoding SDR family oxidoreductase, producing the protein MQDKICLITGATSGIGKAAALKLADTGASLILLSRNEKKGEKICNQIKEKNNTQVKFYKADISSMKQVRNVSEKIKSDFNHIDVLINNAGARFDNYFKNDEGIELTFATNHLGHFLLTLSLIEMLKKSSQGRVINISSAAHANGTEELYDIVAPEHYDRRLAYGRSKLANLYFTYELASRLQSSKITVNAVDPGGVATNFSRNNGLIPWMKHYLSYILNLKLISPQKASETVVYLASSDEVGRISGKYFFEKKEINSSSASYSKETAMKLWQLSLKLTGTESLQF; encoded by the coding sequence ATGCAAGACAAAATCTGTTTAATAACAGGAGCTACCTCAGGAATTGGGAAAGCAGCAGCATTAAAACTTGCGGATACTGGTGCTTCATTAATTCTTCTTTCGCGAAATGAGAAAAAAGGAGAAAAGATTTGCAATCAAATCAAGGAAAAAAATAATACTCAAGTGAAATTTTACAAAGCTGATATCTCTTCTATGAAGCAAGTGAGAAATGTTTCAGAAAAGATAAAATCTGATTTTAATCACATTGATGTTTTAATTAACAACGCTGGCGCAAGGTTCGACAATTATTTTAAAAACGATGAGGGAATAGAATTAACTTTTGCCACTAACCATCTCGGACATTTTTTATTAACACTTTCTTTAATTGAAATGTTAAAGAAATCCTCACAAGGTAGAGTAATCAATATTTCATCAGCAGCACATGCAAATGGAACGGAAGAACTTTATGATATAGTTGCACCAGAGCACTATGATAGGAGATTAGCATACGGACGATCAAAATTAGCAAATTTGTATTTTACATACGAGTTAGCAAGTAGATTACAAAGTAGTAAAATAACAGTAAATGCTGTTGATCCGGGAGGTGTGGCAACAAACTTTAGCAGAAATAACGGACTCATTCCATGGATGAAGCATTACCTCTCTTATATTCTTAATCTAAAATTAATTTCACCGCAGAAAGCATCTGAAACTGTTGTGTATTTGGCTTCATCTGATGAAGTTGGTAGAATCTCTGGAAAGTATTTCTTTGAAAAAAAAGAAATCAATTCTTCATCTGCTTCATATAGTAAAGAAACTGCGATGAAACTTTGGCAATTAAGTTTGAAATTAACAGGTACTGAATCTTTGCAATTCTGA
- a CDS encoding DUF362 domain-containing protein → MKKILRLIGSLILLLVIVIIGFIIITKPSTPHKVTVSSQSIIYRVLNGSPSENLTKVIELMGGIDKLIGENDIVVIKPNVQWWNHGATNLSALKTFVDLIMNRPSGFWGEVVIAENCHHGNEPWEDETTGWKKNFERNSDIKGINNFNDLTNHLKKNYGDRYTTSHWIDVAYGTKRVFSPEDGTGYVYCDGTGGVPLIYMDNGETGDNFREVIMTYPIFKTDKGTIIDLKNGIWKDSSYTEQPLRFINFATINHHSHYVGATGAVKNYFGVVDISGGGWGKLAEKYNNFHSFAYNEWDFGPVAGTMGSEVAMFLNTVRKADFNIIAAEWVGLASRTEPPVAHTRTVLVSTDPVALDYHATKYLLYSNSNIPIHNPDDENSPLRHYLIKCAENNGGIFDETQVEVKSFDLKTNSFQTDDNLAVIGETTWGSHLKTLYKYLKFRLDF, encoded by the coding sequence ATGAAGAAAATATTAAGGTTAATTGGAAGTTTAATACTGTTATTGGTGATAGTTATCATTGGTTTTATTATCATTACCAAGCCTTCGACTCCACATAAAGTAACAGTTAGTTCGCAATCAATTATTTATAGAGTGCTTAATGGAAGTCCATCCGAAAATTTGACGAAAGTCATTGAATTAATGGGTGGTATAGATAAGTTAATTGGCGAGAATGATATCGTTGTGATAAAACCCAACGTTCAATGGTGGAATCACGGGGCAACAAATCTCTCCGCGTTGAAAACTTTTGTTGACCTGATAATGAATCGTCCCTCAGGTTTTTGGGGTGAAGTTGTTATCGCTGAAAACTGTCACCATGGAAATGAGCCTTGGGAAGATGAAACCACAGGATGGAAGAAGAATTTTGAAAGAAATTCTGACATCAAGGGAATAAATAATTTTAATGACCTTACTAATCATTTGAAAAAAAATTATGGTGATCGTTATACAACTTCTCATTGGATTGATGTTGCTTATGGAACGAAGCGAGTTTTCAGTCCTGAAGATGGAACAGGTTATGTTTATTGCGATGGGACAGGTGGTGTGCCGTTAATTTATATGGATAATGGTGAAACCGGAGATAATTTTCGTGAAGTCATAATGACATATCCGATTTTTAAAACTGATAAAGGAACTATAATTGATCTTAAGAATGGTATCTGGAAGGATAGTTCATATACAGAACAACCACTTCGCTTTATAAATTTCGCAACTATAAATCACCATAGCCACTATGTTGGAGCTACTGGTGCAGTAAAAAATTATTTCGGAGTAGTTGACATTAGTGGTGGCGGCTGGGGTAAACTTGCTGAAAAGTATAATAATTTTCATTCCTTTGCATACAATGAATGGGATTTTGGACCAGTTGCCGGAACAATGGGTTCTGAAGTTGCTATGTTTTTGAACACCGTCCGCAAAGCCGATTTTAACATTATTGCCGCTGAGTGGGTTGGTTTAGCTTCACGAACCGAACCTCCGGTTGCACATACAAGAACTGTTTTAGTATCAACTGATCCGGTAGCGTTGGATTATCATGCAACAAAATATTTACTTTATTCAAACTCAAATATTCCTATTCACAATCCTGATGATGAGAATAGTCCTCTTCGACATTATCTTATCAAATGTGCAGAAAATAATGGAGGTATTTTTGATGAGACACAAGTTGAAGTAAAATCCTTTGATCTTAAAACTAACTCATTCCAGACTGATGATAATTTAGCGGTAATAGGTGAGACAACCTGGGGCAGTCATTTAAAGACTCTCTATAAATACTTGAAATTCAGATTAGATTTTTGA
- a CDS encoding T9SS type A sorting domain-containing protein produces the protein MLHSLKGIYLIFFMIVLPFYLCASNYYVDKNALGQNNGTSWVNAWKSFSAINWNLIQPGDIVYISGGTDSTVYYEQLNIQTYGSLNNYVNVRNSNDQGHSGKVIIDGNFVRDFGIYIEQGCGSLNRDWIYVKGFEVRRTASHGIYLHCNVNHIVIDSCRITETLGRSIMIIGNDDYYLTEGGICAENIEIKNCRAESHPDESISEDDVFYIQMVAGINIHHNYIHQQNRQTGRIPPDHMHIDCIQMHVTRDVKIWNNIAIIDSGVYGHAMILGIQSRPGEIDTNIIYNNYIYGGGHLQPGGNPNVPELYLRWYGYVNSVYPPTFVFHNTIVTANGGSYPIYHERPAQVKNNIIVQFGTNGQNPANYGGVGRPTWQGGYNSSWYNDADSSGNNLIWRDYSGIVFSGNRFRGSGGYPIGTPSGWLGWLNTYGGTGVNAYPEFVNNVRQRNGYVLNTNSPARNLGENLQSFIVSKGLPWSDINGNPRDSSPDIGAYQYSSGSDTTFFLSVQVINNFNLVSVPGINPEGMGVNTWWAYRDQTANVYKFANGYLPVTITTPGTGYWMKHSGNRNYNTGDEWPATGIQTVANTPINGTSGWNMIGGYDFSVSTSNLTTNPAGLISGPVYKFSTNYRPATTINPGYGYWIKLSGAGQIILPQTLEKGEEPREWFPEDWGKIIFTDAAGICYTLFAVKGKVDLNQYELPPAPLEGMFDIRFSSGRIAEDLENGEHIIEMTGIIYPINVKVENMNITLQDENGKQMTATLNNGEETKINDKSINKLKIVFGQIITPENYSLEQNFPNPFNPSTTIKFSLPEATHVILSIYNVLGEKVTELVNEKLEEGRYSYTWNVPQSGLATGLYIYELKTDKFISAKKMLLVK, from the coding sequence ATGCTGCACTCTCTCAAAGGCATTTATCTTATTTTTTTCATGATCGTTTTGCCATTTTACCTTTGTGCATCAAATTATTATGTAGATAAAAATGCGTTGGGTCAAAACAACGGAACATCCTGGGTTAACGCCTGGAAAAGCTTTTCTGCAATCAATTGGAACTTAATACAGCCAGGCGATATAGTTTATATTTCAGGTGGAACCGATTCTACTGTGTATTACGAACAACTAAATATTCAAACTTATGGTTCACTAAATAATTATGTAAATGTCCGAAACAGTAATGATCAGGGACATAGCGGGAAAGTGATTATTGATGGTAATTTTGTAAGGGATTTTGGTATATATATCGAACAAGGGTGCGGAAGTCTAAATCGAGATTGGATTTATGTGAAGGGATTTGAAGTTCGTAGAACAGCATCACATGGTATTTATCTGCATTGTAATGTTAATCATATCGTTATTGATAGTTGCAGAATAACTGAAACATTAGGCAGAAGCATAATGATTATAGGCAATGATGATTACTATCTGACTGAAGGTGGTATATGTGCAGAAAATATTGAAATCAAAAATTGTCGGGCAGAATCACATCCGGATGAAAGCATTTCAGAAGATGATGTTTTCTATATTCAAATGGTGGCAGGCATAAATATTCATCATAATTATATTCATCAGCAAAACCGCCAAACAGGAAGAATCCCGCCAGATCATATGCACATAGATTGTATCCAAATGCATGTTACAAGAGATGTAAAAATATGGAATAATATAGCGATAATAGACTCAGGGGTATATGGGCATGCTATGATATTAGGAATACAATCAAGACCAGGAGAGATTGATACAAATATAATCTATAATAATTATATATATGGAGGTGGACACCTTCAGCCAGGCGGTAATCCTAATGTTCCCGAACTTTATCTCAGGTGGTATGGTTATGTTAATAGTGTTTATCCACCCACTTTTGTTTTTCATAATACGATCGTAACAGCAAATGGTGGATCATATCCGATATATCACGAAAGACCAGCACAGGTCAAGAATAATATTATAGTCCAATTCGGTACGAATGGACAAAATCCTGCTAACTATGGTGGTGTAGGCAGACCAACGTGGCAAGGTGGTTACAATTCCTCGTGGTATAATGATGCAGATAGTTCTGGCAATAATTTAATTTGGCGGGATTATAGTGGTATTGTATTTAGTGGAAATAGATTTAGAGGAAGTGGTGGTTATCCTATTGGAACGCCCTCTGGATGGTTAGGATGGCTAAACACATATGGTGGAACTGGTGTGAATGCGTACCCTGAATTTGTTAATAATGTTAGACAAAGAAATGGCTATGTTCTAAATACAAATTCTCCAGCTAGAAATTTGGGCGAAAATTTGCAATCTTTTATTGTGAGCAAAGGATTACCTTGGTCTGATATTAATGGTAATCCAAGAGATTCATCACCTGATATTGGTGCTTATCAATATTCAAGCGGAAGTGATACAACATTCTTTTTGTCGGTTCAAGTAATCAATAATTTCAATTTAGTATCTGTACCAGGAATAAATCCTGAAGGTATGGGAGTAAACACCTGGTGGGCATACAGAGATCAAACTGCAAATGTTTATAAATTTGCAAACGGATACCTACCAGTGACAATCACAACACCAGGAACAGGATACTGGATGAAGCACTCAGGTAACAGAAATTATAACACTGGTGATGAATGGCCTGCAACTGGAATCCAAACAGTGGCTAACACTCCGATTAACGGCACATCAGGATGGAACATGATCGGTGGATATGACTTCAGTGTATCCACATCCAATCTAACAACCAATCCCGCAGGATTAATATCCGGACCAGTTTATAAATTTTCTACTAACTACCGGCCAGCAACAACAATAAATCCCGGATATGGTTACTGGATCAAACTATCGGGTGCAGGCCAAATTATCTTACCACAAACATTGGAGAAGGGAGAGGAACCGAGAGAATGGTTCCCCGAGGATTGGGGCAAAATAATATTTACAGATGCAGCAGGTATCTGCTATACATTGTTTGCAGTTAAAGGAAAAGTCGATTTAAATCAATACGAATTACCACCCGCACCTTTAGAAGGAATGTTTGACATAAGGTTCTCAAGCGGAAGGATAGCTGAGGATCTTGAAAATGGTGAACATATAATAGAGATGACAGGAATTATTTATCCTATAAACGTAAAAGTTGAAAATATGAATATCACATTGCAGGATGAAAATGGGAAACAAATGACAGCGACTTTGAATAATGGAGAAGAGACAAAAATTAATGATAAATCTATTAACAAATTGAAAATAGTTTTCGGTCAGATAATCACGCCGGAGAATTATTCACTTGAGCAGAACTTTCCGAACCCATTTAATCCCAGCACCACTATAAAGTTTTCATTACCGGAAGCAACTCATGTAATATTAAGTATTTATAATGTGCTTGGTGAAAAAGTAACTGAATTAGTGAATGAAAAGTTGGAGGAGGGCAGATATAGTTATACCTGGAATGTACCACAAAGTGGATTAGCAACTGGATTGTATATCTATGAACTAAAAACAGATAAATTTATTTCTGCAAAGAAGATGTTGTTGGTTAAATGA
- a CDS encoding T9SS type A sorting domain-containing protein, with protein MNFLLQNILFVLLVTQFAYPQWTNQNLVPDRNDLWSTFFINDSTGWMVGSSGFIKKTTTAGNEWFQQNSGTNLILKAIQFVNQNTGWICGEFGLILKSTDGGTTWDSLQSGTTQHLSDIYFYDTDTGYVVGFNGTILKTTNGGSVWTNLNSETSNDLLSLDFVDAFIGYAAGEVNDTSSVIKTTDGGSSWIDKSSGFPRTNGNCITLDFIDANVGFIGGGGGSTFFYKTTNGGDTWAMSGSLFQTRQTKMDSTEQLSIYPYGGITSVYFKDSSNGWFVDWSSGVDNIIRTTTDGGITWNTEYIAWGIYANALLSIFLTQHGNGQAVGVYGIICLKKESTSDWSQILSGMMDDIHSIYFIDENIGWAVGSRYGNPDKAIILKTTNSGKIWKTQMETSAYGMNYVHFINELFGWAVDSDFGEVYLTTDGGDNWNRNSSLSCCATSVFFVNQNTGWLTAKGSSYEGIYKSIDGGVTWTQKSSINSSSIYFSDINNGWAVGVGGSILKSTDSGESWVSKTSGTTNNLNCVNFYNSNVGMCVGNAGTVLLSSDGGESWVSQNVNTTEKLASVQFTNSSTIWIAGDNGTILNTTDLGNNWTSFTGVTGKDLTSLSFVNEYTGWFAGMDGTMFKYSIEPPPPPTPPVWTNQITIKDASGTELNQVLTFGQHIDATDSIDASLGEYELPPAPPPSIFDTRFNLPTNPLVSSLIDYRDSAETNITWNLTFQPSSAGYPMTFSWDSTAFPEGTFYLKDRINGSFVNVNMKNQSSYTLTNQAINSLSISYRGLCSIMSVNDEWNIISVPLLADDMTLSNLFPSATSPAYSYNAGYISHDTLETGKGYWLKFGASQQLQICGLTQGDTVSVHEGWNLFGIYEKDIPLSQITTTPPGIVATYFFEYNDGYYIADTLLSGKGFWVRVTDDGVINLNGGLLKNEEEEKLLLADINPNWGKIIITDNEGKSTILYATDKETDFSLYELPPPPPASVFDVRYSSETLAENISSEKIIQITSENYPITIRAEGINIIIRDRIKGELLNEELTSGEEIMLTNYKISSIEVSGKLTRELPISYELYQNFPNPFNSNTVIKFSIPEEAYVTLNVYNVLGEKVIQLVDDKLDAGKYSYNWDANDAASGIYICELRADKFVTFKKMVLLR; from the coding sequence ATGAATTTTTTATTACAAAATATCCTATTCGTTTTGTTGGTTACACAATTTGCTTACCCGCAATGGACTAACCAAAACCTTGTCCCGGATAGGAACGATCTTTGGTCAACTTTTTTTATTAATGATAGTACTGGCTGGATGGTTGGCTCAAGTGGATTTATTAAAAAGACTACAACTGCTGGTAATGAATGGTTTCAGCAAAACAGCGGTACGAATTTAATTTTAAAAGCAATTCAATTTGTTAACCAAAATACAGGATGGATTTGTGGTGAGTTCGGACTAATATTAAAATCAACAGACGGCGGTACGACATGGGATTCTCTTCAAAGCGGAACAACACAACATTTATCTGATATTTATTTTTATGATACCGACACGGGTTATGTTGTTGGATTTAACGGAACAATATTAAAAACCACGAATGGTGGATCGGTGTGGACGAATTTAAACTCCGAAACAAGTAACGATTTATTATCATTGGATTTTGTTGATGCTTTTATTGGATACGCTGCCGGAGAGGTAAATGATACAAGTTCAGTGATTAAAACAACGGATGGTGGCTCAAGTTGGATTGATAAGTCAAGTGGTTTTCCAAGAACGAATGGCAATTGTATTACTCTCGACTTTATTGATGCCAATGTTGGTTTCATTGGTGGTGGTGGTGGTAGTACTTTTTTCTATAAAACCACAAATGGAGGAGATACGTGGGCTATGTCTGGATCATTATTCCAAACGAGACAAACAAAGATGGATAGTACGGAACAACTGAGTATTTATCCATATGGTGGAATAACTTCAGTTTACTTCAAAGATTCGAGTAACGGTTGGTTTGTTGATTGGAGTAGTGGTGTTGATAATATTATTCGAACCACTACTGATGGTGGGATAACTTGGAATACTGAATATATTGCTTGGGGTATATATGCTAACGCATTATTATCTATTTTTCTTACACAACATGGAAATGGACAGGCGGTTGGCGTTTACGGCATTATTTGTCTGAAGAAAGAAAGTACTTCTGATTGGTCTCAAATTCTCAGTGGAATGATGGATGACATTCATTCGATTTATTTTATTGATGAAAATATTGGTTGGGCAGTAGGAAGTCGTTACGGAAATCCCGACAAGGCCATAATCTTAAAGACAACTAACAGCGGAAAAATATGGAAAACTCAAATGGAGACCAGTGCCTATGGTATGAATTATGTTCATTTTATTAATGAATTGTTTGGGTGGGCTGTAGATTCAGATTTTGGCGAAGTCTATTTAACTACAGACGGTGGAGATAACTGGAATCGTAATAGTAGTCTTAGCTGTTGTGCCACCTCTGTTTTTTTTGTTAACCAGAATACTGGTTGGTTAACTGCTAAAGGCAGCAGCTATGAAGGAATTTATAAATCAATAGACGGTGGTGTTACGTGGACACAAAAAAGTTCAATCAACAGTTCGAGTATATACTTTTCAGATATAAATAATGGTTGGGCTGTTGGTGTTGGCGGCAGCATATTAAAGTCAACGGATAGTGGTGAATCGTGGGTTAGTAAAACAAGCGGAACAACGAATAATTTGAACTGCGTAAATTTTTACAACTCAAATGTAGGAATGTGTGTAGGCAATGCAGGAACGGTCTTATTATCTTCTGATGGTGGTGAATCCTGGGTTTCACAAAATGTCAATACCACAGAAAAATTAGCATCTGTTCAATTCACAAATTCTTCAACAATCTGGATTGCTGGTGATAATGGAACAATTCTTAATACAACTGACCTGGGAAATAATTGGACTTCTTTTACCGGAGTTACTGGAAAAGATTTAACTTCACTTAGTTTTGTAAACGAGTACACAGGATGGTTTGCGGGAATGGATGGAACAATGTTTAAATATTCAATTGAACCTCCTCCCCCACCAACTCCTCCCGTCTGGACCAATCAAATTACTATAAAGGATGCAAGCGGAACTGAATTGAATCAAGTTTTAACGTTCGGTCAACACATAGATGCGACAGATAGTATAGATGCATCGCTCGGTGAGTATGAACTGCCGCCGGCACCACCGCCAAGTATTTTTGATACAAGATTCAACTTGCCAACTAATCCACTGGTTAGTTCGCTCATTGATTATAGAGATAGTGCGGAGACAAATATTACCTGGAATTTGACATTTCAACCTAGCTCAGCAGGCTATCCGATGACATTTAGCTGGGATAGCACTGCTTTCCCTGAAGGAACTTTTTATCTGAAAGATAGAATTAATGGTTCGTTTGTAAATGTTAATATGAAAAACCAGAGCAGCTATACTCTTACAAATCAAGCTATAAATTCTCTAAGTATTAGCTACAGAGGTTTATGCAGTATTATGTCAGTAAACGATGAGTGGAATATTATTTCGGTGCCGCTGCTTGCAGATGATATGACATTAAGTAATTTATTTCCATCAGCTACTTCTCCAGCCTATAGTTATAATGCCGGGTATATTTCTCACGATACTTTAGAAACAGGAAAAGGTTATTGGTTGAAATTTGGAGCGAGCCAACAATTACAAATTTGTGGATTAACACAAGGCGATACAGTATCAGTTCATGAAGGCTGGAACCTGTTCGGTATATATGAGAAAGACATACCACTAAGTCAGATAACTACCACACCGCCAGGGATAGTAGCAACGTATTTTTTTGAATATAATGATGGATATTATATAGCCGATACGTTACTATCAGGAAAAGGATTCTGGGTAAGAGTAACAGATGATGGAGTTATAAATCTGAATGGAGGGCTGCTGAAAAATGAAGAAGAAGAAAAACTACTCTTAGCAGATATAAATCCGAATTGGGGAAAAATTATTATTACTGATAATGAAGGAAAGAGTACAATACTTTATGCAACGGATAAAGAAACAGATTTTAGTCTATATGAATTACCTCCGCCGCCGCCTGCAAGTGTATTCGATGTAAGATACAGCAGTGAAACATTAGCAGAAAATATTAGCAGCGAAAAAATAATTCAGATAACCTCTGAGAATTATCCTATTACAATCAGGGCTGAAGGAATCAACATAATAATCAGAGATAGAATAAAAGGAGAATTATTAAACGAAGAGCTAACAAGTGGTGAAGAAATTATGTTAACAAACTATAAAATTAGTTCAATAGAAGTTTCAGGAAAATTGACAAGAGAATTACCCATCAGCTACGAACTGTACCAGAACTTTCCGAATCCGTTCAATTCGAATACGGTTATAAAGTTCTCAATACCAGAGGAGGCGTACGTAACACTGAATGTTTATAATGTGCTCGGTGAAAAAGTTATTCAATTAGTAGATGATAAATTAGATGCAGGTAAATACAGCTACAACTGGGATGCAAATGATGCTGCGTCAGGTATTTACATCTGTGAATTAAGAGCAGATAAATTTGTTACTTTTAAAAAAATGGTTCTGCTGCGATAA